Proteins co-encoded in one Streptomyces sp. NBC_01283 genomic window:
- a CDS encoding HEAT repeat domain-containing protein: MFDPVIAPSGTLLGLLQRGRGDGTLHALTAPRSEALAALDTCVLHDPRHDWQVENRSLYYARLYLDLRGGIEEIERHLFDAEDVLNTDDSRTGLALAVLGHLASYGRHDALELLRRYAAFGANWAWALDELALRDDDAGLRALAVPVLARFPEDAEGEAELAAVVRDAYEPRPWRLWEEDPRQAVGARVRAAREQGSFDRWQRQMRPAGPRPGWSVQAVFDWAQEGLERGAVLHVPAARCLSAVAGPEDRAEILEAARNGSDGARGTALRYLADAHDPDVFDLIEFAVESPSRAVVDAAAEAFERMRGVGAVERARRWAQRPDELGAAAGRVLACRGGAQDSKLVLAALREAVRGEGPDAQTLWTLVDGAGRLGIACAAPVLRHVYRETASSHLRGRAARALAATDPSFAAGFAVECLWDCEESTREVAARHAETGDARVVTQLRRLASDPAEEDEVQTAVRSRIGPDAAEV; the protein is encoded by the coding sequence ATGTTCGATCCGGTCATAGCGCCCAGCGGTACGCTGCTCGGCCTGCTGCAGAGGGGCCGCGGCGACGGCACGCTGCACGCACTCACCGCACCTCGATCCGAGGCGCTCGCCGCCCTCGACACCTGTGTTCTCCACGACCCACGCCACGACTGGCAGGTGGAGAACCGCTCCCTCTACTACGCCAGGCTCTACCTCGATCTCCGCGGTGGCATCGAGGAGATCGAGCGGCATCTCTTCGATGCCGAGGACGTCCTGAACACGGACGACTCCCGCACCGGCCTCGCGCTCGCGGTGCTCGGGCACCTCGCCTCGTACGGCAGGCACGACGCCCTCGAACTGCTGCGACGGTACGCGGCGTTCGGCGCCAACTGGGCCTGGGCCCTGGACGAACTGGCGCTGCGCGACGACGACGCGGGCCTGCGTGCCCTCGCCGTGCCCGTGCTCGCCAGATTCCCCGAGGACGCGGAGGGCGAGGCCGAACTGGCCGCCGTCGTGCGCGACGCCTACGAACCCCGGCCCTGGCGGCTGTGGGAGGAGGACCCGAGGCAGGCCGTCGGCGCCCGTGTGCGCGCCGCACGGGAACAGGGCTCCTTCGACCGCTGGCAGCGGCAGATGCGGCCGGCTGGGCCACGCCCCGGCTGGAGCGTCCAGGCCGTCTTCGACTGGGCCCAGGAAGGGCTCGAACGCGGCGCCGTCCTGCATGTGCCCGCCGCCCGCTGCCTGAGCGCGGTCGCCGGGCCCGAGGACCGCGCCGAGATCCTCGAAGCCGCCCGCAACGGCTCCGACGGGGCGCGCGGCACGGCCCTGCGCTACCTCGCGGACGCCCATGATCCCGATGTGTTCGACCTGATCGAGTTCGCGGTGGAGAGCCCGTCACGGGCGGTCGTGGACGCCGCGGCCGAGGCCTTCGAACGGATGCGCGGCGTCGGCGCCGTGGAGCGGGCCCGCCGCTGGGCCCAGCGCCCCGACGAGCTCGGCGCCGCGGCGGGACGGGTGCTCGCCTGCAGGGGAGGCGCCCAGGACAGCAAGCTCGTGCTCGCCGCGCTCCGGGAGGCCGTCCGCGGCGAAGGCCCGGACGCACAGACCCTCTGGACACTCGTCGACGGCGCCGGACGCCTGGGCATCGCCTGCGCGGCCCCCGTCCTCCGCCACGTCTACCGCGAGACCGCCTCCTCCCACCTCCGTGGCCGCGCCGCCCGCGCGCTCGCCGCCACCGACCCCTCCTTCGCCGCCGGATTCGCCGTCGAATGCCTGTGGGACTGCGAGGAGTCCACCCGCGAGGTCGCCGCACGGCACGCCGAGACCGGCGACGCCCGTGTGGTCACCCAGCTCAGAAGGCTCGCCTCGGATCCCGCCGAGGAGGACGAGGTACAGACCGCGGTACGGAGCAGGATCGGCCCCGACGCGGCCGAGGTGTAG
- a CDS encoding glycosyltransferase, with translation MRAALYREAACREAAARSGARPAGSLRIVRLANFVAPTSGGLRTALRELGRGYRAAGHEPVLIVPGARAGVRDTDQGRVVTLPGTLLPGTGGYRVLTDRRRVARVLERLAPDRIEVSDRTTLRWTGAWARHRRIPAVMVSHETAHGVLSSWGMPQQAVLRAADALNSRTAHAYARVVCTTEWAEREFVRVGARNVVRAPLGVDLVGSHPGLRDPRARARHAREGEVLLVLCSRLSVEKRPGMALDALEALRGRGVPAVLAVAGDGPLRARLELRARERRLPVTFLGHVADRTALGALQATADVCLAPGPCETFGLAALEALACGTPVVASASSALPEIVGGAGAVATDSGESFATAVQTLLARPERSRRETARVRAECFGWEGAVAAFLGAHEARLGVRGAGEFGASADETLGEGRAS, from the coding sequence ATGAGGGCGGCCCTGTACAGGGAAGCGGCCTGCCGCGAGGCGGCGGCACGGAGTGGCGCGCGCCCCGCCGGGTCGCTGCGCATCGTGCGGCTCGCGAACTTCGTCGCCCCCACGTCCGGCGGACTGCGCACCGCGCTGCGGGAGTTGGGGCGCGGCTACCGCGCGGCCGGGCACGAGCCCGTACTGATCGTGCCCGGCGCACGGGCCGGGGTCCGCGACACCGACCAGGGCCGCGTCGTGACCCTGCCGGGCACACTGCTGCCCGGCACCGGCGGCTACCGCGTCCTCACGGACCGCCGAAGGGTGGCCCGGGTCCTCGAACGCCTCGCCCCCGACCGCATCGAGGTCTCGGACCGCACCACACTGCGCTGGACCGGCGCGTGGGCCCGGCACCGCAGGATCCCGGCCGTGATGGTCTCCCACGAGACCGCGCACGGCGTCCTCAGTTCCTGGGGCATGCCCCAGCAGGCCGTCCTGCGTGCGGCCGACGCCCTCAACTCCCGGACCGCGCACGCCTATGCGCGGGTCGTGTGCACCACGGAGTGGGCCGAGCGCGAGTTCGTCCGCGTCGGGGCGCGCAACGTCGTCCGCGCGCCGCTCGGCGTCGACCTCGTGGGCAGCCACCCGGGGCTGCGTGATCCACGCGCGCGTGCCCGCCACGCGCGCGAGGGCGAGGTGCTGCTGGTGCTCTGCTCACGGCTGTCCGTTGAGAAACGGCCGGGCATGGCGCTCGACGCCCTGGAGGCGCTCCGTGGCCGGGGCGTGCCGGCGGTGCTCGCGGTGGCGGGGGACGGGCCGCTGCGGGCCCGCCTCGAACTGCGGGCGCGCGAGCGGCGGTTGCCGGTGACGTTCCTGGGGCACGTCGCGGACCGCACGGCCCTGGGGGCGCTGCAGGCCACGGCCGACGTCTGCCTCGCGCCGGGCCCCTGCGAGACGTTCGGGCTCGCGGCCCTGGAGGCGCTCGCCTGCGGTACGCCGGTGGTGGCCAGCGCGTCGTCGGCGCTCCCGGAGATCGTGGGCGGTGCGGGCGCGGTGGCGACGGACAGCGGTGAGTCGTTCGCGACCGCCGTTCAGACTCTCCTCGCCCGTCCCGAGCGGTCCCGGAGGGAGACGGCACGCGTGCGTGCCGAGTGCTTCGGGTGGGAGGGGGCTGTCGCGGCGTTCCTGGGGGCGCATGAGGCGCGGCTCGGGGTGCGGGGCGCAGGGGAGTTCGGAGCATCGGCCGACGAAACGCTCGGCGAGGGGCGTGCGTCATGA
- a CDS encoding RNA polymerase-binding protein RbpA, with protein sequence MSERALRGTRLVVTSYETDRGIDLAPRQAVEYACQNGHRFEMPFSVEAEIPPEWECKVCGAQALLVDGDGPEEKKGKPARTHWDMLMERRTREELEEVLEERLAVLRSGAMNIAVHPRDSRKSA encoded by the coding sequence ATGAGTGAGCGAGCTCTTCGCGGCACGCGCCTCGTGGTGACCAGCTACGAGACCGACCGCGGCATCGACTTGGCTCCGCGCCAGGCCGTGGAGTACGCATGCCAGAACGGACATCGTTTTGAGATGCCCTTCTCGGTAGAGGCGGAAATCCCGCCGGAGTGGGAGTGCAAGGTCTGCGGGGCCCAGGCACTCCTCGTAGACGGCGACGGACCTGAAGAGAAGAAGGGGAAGCCTGCGCGTACGCACTGGGACATGCTCATGGAGCGCCGTACTCGAGAAGAACTCGAGGAGGTCCTGGAGGAGCGCCTTGCGGTTCTCCGGTCAGGAGCCATGAACATCGCGGTGCATCCGCGGGACAGCCGCAAGTCCGCCTGA
- a CDS encoding glycosyltransferase family 4 protein, translating to MRVVIVTESFPPDVNGVAHCALQTARQLAARGHAPLVIAPAPAAGADAAADASAPCPVIRVPSLPLPGYPQVRVALPSRRLSAALSAHRAELVHLASPFVLGARGMAAAARLGIPAVAVYQTDLGGYARTYMGMGEATAWRRIRAVHAAADRTLAPSSAALRDLVSHGVPRVRLWPRGVDTARFGPALRDEAVRRELAPNGELIVGYVGRLAPEKQVELLAGVCSLDGVRLVVVGDGPSEGPVRAALPGAVMLGRRTGGELARIFASLDLFVHTGPYETFCQTVQEAMASGVPVVAPAAGGPLDLVVPGRTGVLVPPRDALAVRDAVWALAADPGLRAAYGRAGRAAVEGRTWGAVGEQLVDHYADVLAARTAVAA from the coding sequence ATGCGTGTCGTCATCGTCACCGAATCCTTCCCTCCCGACGTCAACGGCGTGGCGCACTGCGCCCTCCAGACCGCCCGGCAGCTCGCCGCCCGCGGTCACGCCCCCCTGGTCATCGCCCCGGCTCCCGCGGCCGGGGCGGACGCCGCAGCCGATGCCAGTGCGCCCTGCCCCGTCATTCGTGTCCCCTCGCTGCCCCTTCCCGGCTATCCGCAGGTCAGGGTGGCGCTGCCCAGCCGGCGCCTGTCGGCCGCGCTGAGCGCGCACCGGGCCGAACTCGTCCACCTGGCCAGCCCGTTCGTCCTCGGGGCGCGCGGCATGGCAGCCGCCGCGCGTCTGGGCATACCCGCCGTCGCCGTCTACCAGACGGACCTGGGCGGCTACGCCCGTACGTACATGGGGATGGGCGAGGCCACCGCATGGCGCCGTATCCGTGCCGTCCACGCCGCGGCCGACCGCACGCTCGCCCCGTCGTCCGCCGCCCTGCGCGACCTCGTGTCGCACGGGGTGCCACGGGTACGGCTGTGGCCACGGGGTGTGGACACCGCCCGGTTCGGGCCCGCCCTCCGGGACGAGGCCGTACGCCGTGAACTCGCGCCGAACGGTGAGCTGATCGTCGGCTACGTAGGGCGTCTCGCTCCCGAGAAGCAGGTCGAACTCCTCGCCGGGGTGTGCTCCCTCGATGGCGTACGCCTCGTCGTCGTCGGCGACGGACCCAGCGAGGGGCCCGTCCGGGCCGCGCTGCCGGGCGCGGTCATGCTCGGACGCCGTACCGGCGGCGAACTCGCCCGGATCTTCGCCTCGCTGGACCTCTTCGTGCACACCGGGCCCTACGAGACGTTCTGCCAGACCGTGCAGGAAGCCATGGCCAGTGGTGTGCCGGTGGTCGCGCCCGCCGCGGGCGGACCCCTCGACCTCGTCGTCCCCGGCCGCACCGGAGTCCTGGTGCCACCCCGGGACGCCCTCGCGGTGCGCGACGCGGTCTGGGCGCTCGCCGCCGATCCAGGGCTGCGGGCGGCGTACGGAAGGGCCGGGCGCGCCGCCGTCGAGGGGCGGACCTGGGGGGCGGTCGGCGAGCAGCTCGTCGACCACTACGCCGACGTGCTCGCCGCGCGGACGGCGGTGGCGGCATGA
- a CDS encoding ankyrin repeat domain-containing protein gives MSEAPDPEVVELATKIFDLARQGDTAALVAYVDAGVPANLTNDSGDSLVMLAAYHGHADAVRALLERGGDANRANDRGQTPLAGAVFKGEDAVIRALLDGGADPAAGTPSAVDTARMFAKTELVELFGAA, from the coding sequence ATGAGCGAAGCCCCCGACCCGGAAGTCGTGGAGCTGGCGACCAAGATCTTCGATCTGGCGCGCCAGGGCGACACCGCGGCCCTCGTCGCGTACGTGGACGCAGGCGTTCCGGCGAATCTCACCAACGACAGCGGCGACTCGCTCGTGATGCTCGCCGCCTACCACGGTCACGCGGACGCGGTCCGGGCCCTCCTGGAGCGGGGCGGTGACGCCAACCGTGCCAACGACCGGGGGCAGACGCCGCTCGCCGGAGCCGTCTTCAAGGGCGAGGACGCGGTCATCCGGGCGCTCCTCGACGGAGGGGCGGATCCGGCCGCGGGCACGCCGTCGGCGGTGGACACCGCCCGGATGTTCGCGAAGACGGAGCTGGTCGAGCTGTTCGGGGCGGCCTGA
- a CDS encoding polyprenol monophosphomannose synthase: MNDGGAVSETGDQGRQFGPLGLALVIIPTYNEAENIQSIVGRVRVAVPEAHILIADDNSPDGTGKIADELAVDDENVHVLHRKGKEGLGAAYLAGFQWGLDNDYGVVVEMDADGSHQPEELPRLLTALKGADLVLGSRWVPGGRIVNWPKYREMISRGGSTYSRLMLDVPIRDVTGGYRAFRRETLEGIGLSEVASQGYCFQVDLARRAIKSGYHVVEVPITFVERELGDSKMSQDIVAEALWRVTAWGVGERVGRVGRALGRKDAEEAQESPKGRKKL; encoded by the coding sequence GTGAACGACGGCGGTGCGGTCTCCGAAACCGGTGACCAGGGGAGGCAGTTCGGCCCGCTCGGCCTGGCCTTGGTGATCATTCCGACCTACAACGAGGCGGAGAACATCCAGTCCATCGTGGGCCGGGTCCGGGTCGCCGTGCCCGAGGCGCACATCCTCATCGCCGACGACAACAGCCCCGACGGCACCGGCAAGATCGCCGACGAGCTCGCGGTCGACGACGAGAACGTCCACGTACTGCACCGCAAGGGCAAGGAAGGCCTCGGCGCGGCCTATCTCGCGGGCTTCCAGTGGGGCCTGGACAACGACTACGGAGTGGTCGTCGAGATGGACGCCGACGGCTCCCACCAGCCCGAGGAGCTGCCCCGGCTGCTCACCGCGCTCAAGGGTGCCGACCTCGTCCTCGGCTCGCGCTGGGTGCCGGGCGGACGGATCGTCAACTGGCCCAAGTACCGCGAGATGATCTCGCGTGGCGGCAGCACGTACTCCCGGCTGATGCTCGACGTGCCGATCCGCGACGTCACGGGCGGCTACCGCGCCTTCCGCCGCGAGACCCTCGAAGGCATCGGCCTCAGTGAGGTCGCCTCGCAGGGCTACTGCTTCCAGGTCGACCTGGCCCGCCGCGCGATCAAGTCGGGCTACCACGTCGTCGAGGTGCCGATCACTTTCGTCGAGCGGGAGCTCGGCGACAGCAAGATGAGCCAGGACATCGTGGCCGAGGCGCTGTGGCGGGTCACGGCATGGGGTGTGGGCGAGCGGGTGGGCCGCGTGGGCCGCGCCCTGGGGCGCAAGGACGCCGAAGAGGCGCAGGAGTCCCCGAAGGGCCGCAAGAAGCTCTGA
- a CDS encoding YitT family protein, whose amino-acid sequence MKPHLALRLTQLYVGLALYGASSGLLVVAGLGLEPWNVLHQGLAELTGMSIGVVSIVIGAAVLLLWIPLRQRPGLGTVSNVFIVGLAMDGTLALMPDTHTLAVRVPLLVAGIVLNGAATGLYIAAKFGPGPRDGLMTGLHQRTGRSIRLMRTLVEVAVVATGFAFGGTVGIGTVLYALAIGPLAQFFLRLFAAPAPSEGDAVAAGGQPEQAILQR is encoded by the coding sequence GTGAAACCGCACCTCGCGCTGCGGCTCACCCAGCTGTACGTCGGTCTGGCGCTCTACGGCGCGAGCTCAGGGCTCCTGGTGGTGGCCGGGCTCGGCCTCGAACCGTGGAACGTGCTGCATCAGGGCCTCGCCGAACTGACCGGGATGTCCATCGGCGTCGTCTCGATCGTCATCGGCGCCGCGGTGCTGCTCCTGTGGATCCCGCTGCGGCAGCGCCCCGGCCTCGGCACGGTCTCGAACGTCTTCATCGTCGGCCTGGCGATGGACGGCACCCTCGCGCTGATGCCGGACACGCACACGCTCGCCGTCCGCGTCCCGCTCCTCGTGGCGGGGATCGTCCTGAACGGCGCCGCGACGGGGCTCTACATCGCGGCGAAGTTCGGACCGGGGCCCCGGGACGGCCTGATGACGGGCCTGCATCAGCGCACCGGACGCTCGATCCGGCTGATGCGGACCCTGGTCGAGGTGGCCGTGGTCGCCACCGGCTTCGCGTTCGGCGGCACGGTGGGCATCGGCACGGTCCTGTACGCGCTGGCGATCGGCCCGCTGGCCCAGTTCTTCCTGCGCCTCTTCGCCGCCCCCGCTCCATCCGAAGGAGACGCCGTGGCCGCCGGCGGTCAACCGGAGCAGGCGATACTGCAGCGGTGA
- a CDS encoding glycerophosphodiester phosphodiesterase, with protein MTTRGRHPYLDHSGPLAFAHRGGAADGLENTAAAFRRAVDLGYRYIETDVHATSDGRLVAFHDATLDRVTDTAGQIADLPWSDVRHARVAGSEPVPLFEDLLESFPDVRWNVDVKAEPALLPLLDLLRRTGAWDRVCVGSFSESRVARAQRLAGPRLATSFGTRGVAALRLRSYGAPAAVRRSAVCAQVPETHAGIRVVDRRFVRAAHARGLQVHVWTVNDAARMAALLDLGVDGIISDHIETLREVLKDRGAWA; from the coding sequence GTGACCACGCGCGGACGCCACCCCTACCTCGACCATTCCGGCCCGCTGGCCTTCGCCCATCGCGGCGGGGCGGCGGACGGCCTGGAGAACACCGCCGCGGCCTTCCGGCGCGCGGTGGACCTGGGGTACCGCTACATCGAGACGGATGTGCACGCCACGTCGGACGGCCGCCTGGTGGCCTTCCACGACGCGACGCTGGACCGGGTGACGGACACGGCCGGGCAGATCGCCGACCTGCCGTGGAGCGATGTGCGCCACGCGCGCGTGGCGGGCAGCGAGCCGGTGCCCCTCTTCGAGGACCTCCTGGAGTCCTTCCCCGACGTCCGCTGGAACGTGGACGTCAAGGCCGAGCCCGCCCTGCTGCCCCTCCTCGATCTGCTGCGCCGCACCGGCGCCTGGGACCGCGTGTGCGTCGGTTCGTTCTCCGAGTCCCGCGTGGCCCGCGCCCAGCGACTCGCGGGCCCCCGCCTCGCCACGTCGTTCGGCACCCGGGGCGTGGCCGCCCTGCGGCTGCGTTCGTACGGCGCCCCCGCCGCCGTACGCCGCTCCGCGGTGTGCGCACAGGTGCCCGAGACGCACGCCGGGATCCGTGTGGTGGACCGCCGCTTCGTCCGCGCGGCCCACGCGCGTGGACTACAGGTGCACGTCTGGACGGTCAACGACGCCGCACGTATGGCCGCGCTTCTCGACCTCGGTGTAGATGGCATCATCTCTGATCACATCGAGACGCTGCGCGAAGTGCTGAAGGACCGGGGAGCCTGGGCCTGA
- a CDS encoding PLP-dependent aminotransferase family protein — MAQWTSAVGSTQLARLLTSQQTRPAGPGTRRPPAYRALADGIRMLVLEGRVPVAARLPAERELAVSLAVSRTTVAAAYEALRTEGFLESRRGAGSWTAVPAGNPLPARGLEPLPPEALGSMIDLGCAALPAPEPWLTRAVQGALEELPPYAHTHGDFPAGLPALRQMLAERYTARGIPTMPEQIMVTTGAMGAIDAICHLFAPRGERIAVESPSYANILQLMRETGARLVPVAMSDGLKGWDMDRWRQVLRDAAPRLAYVVADFHNPTGALADEDQRRKLVDAARSAGTVLVVDETMIELQLDDDLTMPRPVCGFDPAGSTVITVGSASKAFWAGMRIGWVRAAPDVIRSLVSARAYADMGTPVLEQLAVNWLLSTGGWESAVEVRREQARENRDALVTAVRRELPHWEFAVPAGGLTLWARAGGLSGSRLAEVGERVGVRVPSGPRFGVDGAFEGYVRLPFTVGGAVAEEAAVRLAEAARLVETGAGAGVEASRAFVA, encoded by the coding sequence ATGGCTCAGTGGACTTCGGCGGTGGGCTCCACGCAGCTCGCCCGGCTGCTCACCTCTCAGCAGACGCGCCCCGCGGGCCCCGGCACGCGCCGCCCGCCCGCCTACCGCGCGCTCGCCGACGGCATCCGCATGCTCGTCCTCGAAGGCCGCGTCCCGGTCGCCGCGCGGCTGCCCGCCGAGCGCGAGCTCGCCGTCTCCCTCGCCGTCAGCCGGACCACGGTCGCCGCCGCGTACGAGGCGCTGCGCACCGAGGGCTTCCTGGAATCCCGCAGGGGAGCGGGCAGTTGGACCGCCGTCCCGGCAGGCAACCCCCTCCCCGCGCGCGGGCTCGAACCCCTTCCGCCCGAGGCGCTCGGCTCCATGATCGACCTCGGCTGCGCGGCCCTGCCCGCGCCGGAGCCCTGGCTCACCCGCGCCGTGCAGGGCGCCCTGGAGGAACTCCCGCCGTACGCGCACACGCACGGCGACTTCCCGGCCGGGCTGCCCGCGCTGCGGCAGATGCTCGCCGAGCGCTACACCGCGCGCGGCATCCCGACGATGCCCGAACAGATCATGGTCACGACCGGCGCGATGGGCGCCATCGACGCGATCTGCCATCTGTTCGCACCGCGCGGCGAACGCATCGCCGTCGAGTCCCCGTCGTACGCCAACATCCTCCAGCTCATGCGCGAGACCGGTGCCCGTCTGGTCCCCGTCGCCATGTCCGACGGGCTCAAGGGCTGGGACATGGACCGCTGGCGCCAGGTGCTGCGCGACGCCGCGCCCCGCCTTGCCTATGTGGTCGCGGACTTCCACAACCCCACGGGCGCGCTCGCGGACGAGGACCAGCGGCGCAAGCTCGTCGATGCCGCCCGTTCCGCGGGAACGGTCCTCGTGGTCGACGAGACCATGATCGAACTTCAGCTCGACGACGACCTGACGATGCCGCGCCCCGTCTGCGGCTTCGACCCGGCGGGCTCGACCGTCATCACCGTCGGCTCGGCGAGCAAGGCCTTCTGGGCGGGCATGCGCATCGGCTGGGTGCGGGCCGCGCCCGACGTGATCCGCAGCCTGGTCTCCGCACGTGCGTACGCCGACATGGGCACCCCGGTCCTGGAACAGCTGGCCGTGAACTGGCTCCTGAGCACCGGCGGCTGGGAGTCCGCCGTCGAGGTGCGCAGGGAGCAGGCCCGCGAGAACCGCGACGCGCTGGTCACCGCGGTCCGCCGTGAGCTGCCCCACTGGGAGTTCGCGGTACCGGCGGGCGGCCTCACCCTGTGGGCCCGAGCGGGCGGCCTCTCCGGCTCCCGGCTCGCCGAGGTGGGCGAGCGGGTGGGGGTCAGGGTCCCGTCAGGGCCGCGCTTCGGCGTGGACGGAGCCTTCGAGGGGTATGTGCGGCTGCCGTTCACCGTGGGAGGCGCGGTGGCCGAGGAGGCCGCGGTGCGCCTGGCCGAGGCCGCGCGTCTGGTGGAGACGGGGGCGGGCGCGGGCGTGGAGGCGTCGCGGGCGTTCGTGGCCTGA
- a CDS encoding MFS transporter codes for MGTDTVRATPPADESAAERRREQRGWYFYDWACSVYSTSVLTVFLGPYLTEIAKSAADPDGYVHPLGIPVSAGSFFAYAVSASVIVSVFVMPLAGAAADRTGRKKPLLAAAAYLGAAATAGMFFLDGDRYLLGGFLLIVANASLAVSMVLYNSYLPQIAPPEERDAVSSRGWAFGYTSGALVLVANLVLFLAHDTFGVSESTAVRICLASAGVWWGAFTLVPLRRLRDRKAPPSEAPARGWRQLASTVRDMRRHPHTLSFLLAYLVYNDGVQTVISQASVYGSEELGLGQSTLIVAVLLVQVLAVVGALAMGRLARTYGAKRTILGSLAAWTVTIGAGFFLPAGAPVWFFVLAAGIGLVLGGSQALSRSLFSHLVPAGKEAEYFSAYEISDRGMAWLGPLIFGLTYQLTGSYRDAIVSLVAFFVIGFVLLARVPVRRAIRDAGNPVPARI; via the coding sequence GTGGGCACCGACACCGTGCGGGCAACGCCACCAGCCGACGAGAGCGCCGCCGAACGACGGCGCGAGCAGCGCGGCTGGTACTTCTACGACTGGGCGTGCTCGGTCTACTCGACGAGCGTCCTGACGGTGTTCCTCGGCCCGTATCTGACGGAGATCGCCAAGTCCGCCGCGGACCCGGACGGATACGTCCACCCACTGGGCATACCGGTCAGCGCCGGGTCCTTCTTCGCGTACGCGGTGTCGGCCTCGGTGATCGTCTCGGTCTTCGTCATGCCGCTGGCGGGCGCGGCCGCCGACCGGACGGGCCGCAAGAAGCCGCTCCTGGCGGCAGCCGCCTACCTGGGGGCAGCGGCCACGGCGGGCATGTTCTTCCTGGACGGCGACCGCTATCTCCTCGGCGGCTTCCTGCTGATCGTCGCCAATGCCTCGCTCGCCGTCTCGATGGTGCTCTACAACTCCTACCTGCCGCAGATCGCGCCTCCGGAGGAGCGTGACGCGGTCTCCTCGCGCGGCTGGGCGTTCGGCTACACGTCGGGTGCACTCGTCCTGGTGGCGAACCTGGTCCTGTTCCTGGCCCACGACACCTTCGGCGTCTCGGAGTCGACAGCCGTGCGCATCTGCCTGGCGTCGGCGGGCGTGTGGTGGGGCGCGTTCACGCTCGTACCGCTGCGGCGGCTGCGTGACCGCAAGGCGCCGCCCTCGGAGGCACCGGCACGCGGCTGGCGGCAGCTCGCGTCGACCGTGCGCGACATGCGCCGCCATCCGCACACCCTGTCCTTCCTGCTCGCCTATCTCGTCTACAACGACGGCGTACAGACGGTGATCTCCCAGGCGTCCGTGTACGGCTCCGAAGAGCTCGGTCTCGGCCAGTCCACGCTGATCGTCGCGGTCCTCCTCGTACAGGTGCTCGCGGTGGTGGGAGCGCTTGCCATGGGGCGCCTCGCACGGACGTACGGCGCCAAGCGCACCATCCTCGGTTCGCTCGCCGCGTGGACAGTGACGATCGGGGCCGGGTTCTTCCTGCCTGCCGGTGCGCCGGTGTGGTTCTTCGTGCTCGCGGCGGGCATCGGCCTGGTGCTCGGGGGTTCGCAGGCGCTCTCGCGGTCCCTGTTCTCGCATCTGGTGCCCGCGGGCAAGGAGGCCGAGTACTTCTCCGCGTACGAGATCAGCGATCGCGGCATGGCCTGGCTCGGGCCGCTGATCTTCGGCCTGACGTACCAGCTCACGGGGAGCTACCGGGACGCGATCGTCTCCCTTGTGGCCTTCTTCGTGATCGGTTTCGTGCTGCTCGCGCGGGTACCCGTACGGCGTGCGATCCGCGACGCGGGAAATCCCGTACCCGCCAGGATTTAG
- the fxsA gene encoding FxsA family membrane protein, whose protein sequence is MTTGVPPTRPARPRRSRVLRFLPLGIAAWLVLEIWLLTVVAGAAGGLTVFLLLVAGVVLGGMVIKHAGRRAFRELSEAVQQQQSGLAPHPSERGGGSALTMLGGLLIILPGLISDVLGLLLLVPPIQKAVSRTAEKTFERKVREASQGSLGDAFQQARMHRPDGKVVQGEVIRDDERPARGAHPDDPQLPPR, encoded by the coding sequence ATGACGACTGGCGTACCGCCCACCCGACCCGCCCGGCCCCGGCGCTCCCGCGTCCTGAGGTTCCTGCCGCTCGGCATCGCCGCGTGGCTGGTCCTGGAGATCTGGCTGCTCACCGTAGTGGCGGGCGCCGCCGGCGGGCTCACGGTGTTCCTGCTCCTGGTGGCCGGTGTCGTGCTCGGCGGCATGGTCATCAAGCACGCCGGGCGCCGCGCCTTCCGCGAGCTGAGCGAGGCGGTGCAACAGCAGCAGAGCGGCCTGGCGCCGCATCCCTCCGAGCGCGGCGGCGGCAGCGCCCTGACGATGCTGGGCGGCCTGCTGATCATCCTGCCGGGGCTGATCTCCGACGTCCTGGGGCTGCTCCTGCTGGTGCCGCCGATTCAGAAGGCCGTCAGTCGTACGGCGGAGAAGACGTTCGAGCGCAAGGTCCGCGAGGCCTCGCAGGGCAGCCTCGGTGACGCCTTCCAGCAGGCGCGCATGCACCGCCCTGACGGCAAGGTCGTCCAGGGCGAGGTCATCAGGGACGACGAGCGGCCGGCCCGCGGCGCGCACCCGGACGACCCGCAGCTGCCGCCCCGCTGA